The Lycium barbarum isolate Lr01 chromosome 4, ASM1917538v2, whole genome shotgun sequence nucleotide sequence gaaaaagaggGAAAAATAAGAAATAGGACATTACCTCACCTCACCTCGCAATAGATAATCATAAGGGGAGAGTAATAATTACAAAATGGCCAACTCCACGTGCAGGTTCTTTTATGAAATTTGGTGAGAGCATGTATACTTTATCATTAAAAAAACTCTTGTATTTTGGTGAAACTTAAAGAGGATTGTATGCATGTATGTAGCTTGAGTATTTCTTCATTGCAATTGCTTGTGATAGTTCAAGTTGTTTGAGAAGTCTTCTTGTTGGTTGATGGCCCATTCCCCAATCATGAAATCCTGCTATCATCATAAAGTTTTAACCGAAAAAAGTATTATTATTAacgaaaaataagaaaaatagatCACTGATACACTGCCCGTCTCAGTGAAAAATGCTTCAAAACCAGTCTACCCAAAAGCTTTTGATGCCTTTATTCACGTGAGCAAGAATGCAGGATGACCCTTGCTATGCCTCATCATTATCTTCCATTTACTACAATTCTTAATTGCCTACATAACTTTTAATGTTCCTTCTCTATTACAACGATAACGAATAGAAGAGGAACAGAGAAAGAGATTTAAGTGGTGCAATTAATATAATTAGTTGAgtaatgttttgattttttttaatatagcaCATTAATTTTTAAATGAGGGAAGAATTCAaataaaggagaaaaaagataaatgctagTGGAGGCCATAGAAAGGTGTCACAGGTTTGTCTATTCGTAGCTTTATATTACATATAGATTTCTCATGAAGAATCTCAAAGAAAGATACGCTCTAACTCCAGTTCTCTATTGATTCAACAGCTTGGACAAAAATGATAACAAGAGACTACTCAGGACACTAAAGCAGCACATCTTAAAAGATCATAACTCTATTGCAAATATTGCAATATACCAGGGCATGAGAAAGAAAAATGTTATAAAATGGTAAGCTATCCATCACATTTTTTTTGTCATAACTAGGTCAGAAAAAATGCCTATGGGAATCCACAAGCCAATGCAGTAACCACCGAGGATGATTCTAATCCAGTATCAAATGTAAATGCTTCCTTTTTTCTCTTTCTGAATAACTAAGGGTTCTCCAAAGAACAAGTGGAGCAGATGATACATACTGTTTTAGTTCATGCAGGGCAGCAGTGCTTCTGGTTTCAATTCTAATACGGCAAAGGATCAAAAATACCCATAACTTATGAAAAATAACTCACAAATACCCTCGTTCAATCTTTTGGTCTAAAAGTACCCCCAATCTAATTATTTTGGCTTAAGAATACCCCATCAAGCTAACAACATAAACTTGGATGGCTTTCTGTTATTTAAAATTGCCACGTGGCCAATTAtgatttgccatatatattatttaatttaaaaattaaacccACCCATTTCTTAAACCCAAACCTTCAGCCAATGATTCAAACTCCTAAATGTTTTCCCTGCTTCCAGgtaatttctttcttctttcttccaaatatgTTTTCAATATCTCCCTTTATTTTTGCATAAAGTTTGTTCCGGAAGCTATTGAGCACTTGAGCATTCAATTTTTGTGTGTGTTTTTTGTCGTATTCAATTTAGTGATGCACTAGCAATATTTGTAACACTTCATTCTCCCGAAATGGAGGtgattgggctcaaaaaatattTGGTAATCTCCACACAACCAGAAAAATAATAGCTTGTGTTGGCTAAAAATAAGGACCCCACGTTTTGTGGGATtaactgagtatgttgttgttgttggctaaAAATAAGAATTGGTACTAGAAAAATAGCATGGTAAAAATCAGAACAAAAATAATTTATGCAAAAATATAGTACTAGAAAAGCACAAAAAATTGAATATGTAAGTGCTCAATAGCTTCCAAAACAAACTGTATGCAAAGATAATGCGATATCTTGGTAaacaaatttggaagaaagaagaagTAGAAGGAAATTACCTGAAAGCAGAGGGAAATTTTTAGGAGTTTGAATCATCGGCTGATGGTTAAGCGCATGGCTGAATGTTGCGTCTAGAAAATGGTTCCTGGGTTCAAGTGTTAAAAGAAATGGATCTGATTATTAGGGGCTAGTTTAGATTttaaaaaacggaaaagggccaaatatacccttgtactatcGGGAAAGGATTAAATATACcgttcgttatactttggggtcaaatatacccctgtcattATACTTTGGTTCAAATATACTCCTATAGTTATACTTTGGCACATATATGCTACTCATTTTAACGGAGCAACACGTGTCATCGTCCTATTGGCCTATATTTAAGTCTGCCCTAATTAATTATAATCCAACGCATGATTAGATATCCAATTAAAAGACCATAATCATATCTGGAAAATTTGAGACACCACCCTCTGCTATTTAACTTGCTGGGTTATGCAATGGACGACTCCAATCAGAATAAATTGATTATTGTTGAGTTTATGCCAAATGGGTCTTTATATGAATTGTTTTTATCGTTCTTCTAAGTCCCCTAATTGGACTCGCCGTGTCCGATTTGCTTTACAATCTTTCCAGCTTGTTTGCCTCAATCTTTCTCTTAATGAATTTACAAAGAAAATCCCAAATTTGTTTGAGCTAATGGCTAACCTTGAAGTTCTTGACGTGCATCGAAATATGCTTGATGGTACTTTAGATCCAGAGTTTGTACTGCGTCGGTCGAGTACTTGAGTCTTAGCCATAATCAATGTACGGGGTCATCAGCAAGTGGCAGTGGAGATCAGGCATTCGGGAACTTGAAGGTGTTTGATGCTTTTGAACTTGAATATGGGTCTTTTAATTGGATATCTAATTATGGGTTGGATTTTAATTAATTAGGGGAGACTTAAATATAGGTCAATAGGATGATGACACATGTTCTTCCGTTAAAATGAGGGGTATATATATGTCAAAGCATAACTATAGGGGTATAATTGGATCTAAAGTATAATGACAGGAGTATatttgaccctaaagtataacgaaaggTATATTTAGCCTTTTCCGATAGTACAAGGGTTTATTTGGCCCTTCTACATTTAAAAAATGGGTTAGTTTAATTTTTAAGTTATGTATGTGGCAAATCGCGTTAATTCCCTAGATTATCACCTAAGTTTGTCAAATTATCTCCAAAtatcatttttgtttcttttaggacaACAAAGTCATTCAACTATCACAATTTTTCACAAAATATACTAAACAtctcaaaagtctttttttttcctAGTTGGCATGACatatcattaattttttttaataatagacCTATTTAACTCAGTAAACCCATTTAACCAAACTCATATTTTATACCTAATCAAAtatgattcatttttttttttcaatttaaaaaGGTCATGTGGCTTATTAGGATTGGCcgcatatattatttaatttaaaattgaaacCCACTCATTTTTTAAATTCAAATTCGCTGACCCGTTTCTTTTTAACCTAAATTTTAATTAGATATAATTTTTTCCTTTACCAGATGGTTactttgtttcttcttctttcgtTTCCAAGCGTACAGTAATTATTAGTATAAGATTTTTTTGTTCCAATGTGATAGAAGATGTATATACTTATTTATGTGTTTACCCAAATAGTAGTTACTactttgtttcttcttcttttttctaaaTCTATAGGCTACCGTAATAATAGTAAAAGATATTTTTTCAATGCAATAGAAGATATACGAAAATACTGCCAAATTTTGTGTGTAATTTCAACAATCGTTTTAACAAATATCTATCAGGTTAAACGGGTAAGAGGGTTTTGAAAAAAATATCTGAATTTAAATAGAAagataaaattatttaaattcaAATATAAATTTGAAGGTAATATATTTGAATTGAAATAAAAGAATCTTAATTTGATGGTTTATTTAAAAGTGGCTTAATAGAAAGTATGGTTTAATTCAATTGCTTTTTAATCGGGTCATATTTGATTGAGTAttaaatatgaatttgattaatTGAGTTTGATGAGTTTAATAGGTATATTATTCAAAAAATTGGCTTCAATGACATGATATGCCAACTAGGAGAGAAGGAAGTTTTTGAGGTGTTTAGTATATTTTGAGGAAAATAATAATAGTTGAATGACTTTGTTATCCTAAAGGAAATAAAATTGATATTTGGAGTCAATTCCCTAAACTTGAGTGATCATTTGGGGAATTAACTCGTGGCAAATCATAAAAGGTCACATGACAATTTTAAATTGCAAAAGCCATCCAAATTTATGTTGTTAGTTTGAGAAGTACtcttaagccaaaaaaaataaataggtTGGGGGCATTTCTGAACCAAAAGGTTAAAAGAGGACAATTGCGAGTCATTTTTTCATACTTAGGGGTagttttggaccttttccgattCTGACACTATGGCAAGTGCAAACTTAGCTGGTATTCCTTGAGTCCagaaccaaaatacccctaaaaaAGTGGGGTTGAACAAAAATACCCCAGAATAAAAAAACCGTGACAAAAGTAAAATTtggtcaccttttttttttttttttcgtactttgaacaacgattagtcgtgtgtcaagactctgaaacgtcaatattttatataaaacctgatatttttttctgcgtataaTAATGTAGGcacaatacatcaaggatacgtaaacgttcggatcgtcattttaggggttgaaaagatgcccgaagtaagttttgtttgaaaactataggtttagtgttgtttgaaaactttaggtttaagtgttctatatacatagacatcCATTTTTGTTtaaagacttgttgtcattagcttaaagttttttatttttaggacttagatttaagtgtgttattttttaatgcgtaactttatttcgaatatacgcgATTTTTTGTGCTCAGACGTctgatttacgcgattttttttttgcaacatattcgaaataaaattacgcattaaaaaataacacacttaaggaacacttagtgtttttttccataaaagatcgcaacatcttattttaattaatcttttttttgcaacacttagtgttttttttcatactttaactaatgattagtcgtgtgtcaagactctgaaatatcaatattttatatagaacccgatattttttctgcgtactataatgtaggctcaatacatcaaggatacgtaaacgttcggatcgtcgttttaggggttgaaaatatttttaaaagcaATATATTTTGGTTaataataaaatttatttattagaGCAAATATGTATTTGCAATATATGAAGTTTATTTAAGTTTTATTTAATAAAGAAAGATTTAAAGAGTATTAAAACATACAAAGCTCAAATTTAATCAAAAAATTACATTAAACTTTTGTATGTCGTCTCTAAATTTAAGACGATATGATCTCTTTgaatgctatttttttttttgagggagggggggggggggggttggtatTTACAATCAGACCATCCATCTCAAAGATGATATGCGACTTTTCAagagtttcttcttttttcttaagGTGTTCACTTTCCAATATCCTCTCTTTAATTAAGAGTTCCTTCAAATGATCAAAATTGTAGAATGAGCAGAAAATGATACTCATGTCCTCCTTAAATAAGTTTACCAAGGTTCTGCATTCCTAAAGAAATTCTCAAAAAGTGAAGACCTGAAAAAGTGATAAAATAAATGAGTACTTAGAAAACGATTATAAAAGAATATGATAATTAAAAGAATTAAAGAATTGCCTAAACTCCACCTAATTAGATGGTCATAAATAGGCGAAATAATTAACAAACACAATGATCACTGATACACTGCCCGTCTCAGTGGAAAAATGCTTCAAAACCAGTCTACCCAAAAACTTTTGATGCCTTTATTCACGTGAGCAAGAATGCAGGATGACCCTTGCTATGCCTCATCATTATCTTCCATTTACTACAATTCTTAATTGCCTACATAACTTTTAATGTTCCTTCTCTATTACAACGATAACGAATAGAAGAGGAACAGAGAAAGAGATTTAAGTGGTGCAATTAATATAATTAGTTGAgtaatgttttgatttttttaatatagcACATTAATTTTTAAATGAGGGAAGAattcaaaaaaaagaaaaaaaaagataaatgctaaTGGAAGCCATAGAGAGGTACCACAGAATTGTCTATGcgtaactttatattatatatagatttctaATGAAGAATCTCAAAGAAAGGTACACTCTATCTAGTTCTCTATTGATTCGACAGCTTGGACAAAAATGATAACAAGAGACTACTTAGGACACTAAAGCAGCACATCTTGACACATTGAGGAACTTAAAAGATCATAACTCTATTGCAAATATTGCAATATACCAGGGCATGAGAAAGAAAAATGTTATAAAATGGTAAGCTATccatcacattttttttttgtcataacTAGGTCAGAAAAAATGCTTATGGGAATCCACAAGCCAATGCAGTAACCACCGAGGATGATTCTAATCCAGTATCAAATGTAAATGCttcctttttttctctttctGAATAACTAAGAGTTCTCCAAAGAACAAGTGGAGCAGATGATACATACTGTTTTAGTTCATGCAGGGCAGCAGTGCTTCTGGTTTCAATTCTAATACGGCAAAGGATCAAAAATATTCATAACTTATGAAAAATGGCTCACAAATACCTTCGTTCAATCTTTTGATCTAAAAGTGCCCCCAATCTAATTATTTTGGTTTAAGAATACCCCATCAAGCTAACAACATAAACTTTGATGGCTTTCTGTTATTTAAAATTGCCACGTGGCCAATTATGATTTGtcatatatattatttaatttaaaaattaaacccACCCATTTCTTAAACCCAAACCTTCAGCCAATGATTCAAACTCCTAAATGTTTTCTCTGCTTCCAGgtaatttctttcttctttcttccaaatatgTTTTCAAAATCTCCCTTTATTTTTGCATAAAGTTTGTTCCGGAAGCTATTGAGCACTTGAGCATTCAATTTTTGTGTGTGTTTTTTGTCGTATTCAATTTAGTGATGCACTAGCAATATTTGTAACACTTCATTCTCCCGAAATGGAGGtgattgggctcaaaaaatattTGGTAATCTCCACACAACCAGAAAAATAATAGCTTGTGTTGGCTAAAAATAAGAATTGGTACTAGAAAAATAGCATGGTAAAAATCAGAACAAAAATAATTTATGCAAAAATATAGTACTAGAAAAGCACAAAAAATGAACATGTAAGTGCTCAATAGCTTCCAAAACAAACTTTATGCAAAGATAATGCGATATTTTGGTAaacaaatttggaagaaagaagaagTAGAAGGAAATTACCTGAAAGCAGAGGGAAATTTTAGGAGTTTGAATCATCGGTTGATGGTTAAGCGCATGGCTGAATGTTGCGTCTAGAAAATGGTTCCTGGGTTTAAGTGTTAAAAGAAATGGATCTGATTATTAGgggttgtatacggtaaaaaccgggtcaatgtatgaccggtgagaccgggggcGAGGGCGAGGGCGAGGGCGTGGGCGAGTCCAAATGAGGACGAGCATGTTCGGTCTTTTCTTTAGACCGGGCGATTGCACCGGATGCAACTTACTTGAGATAAGAGAAGCGTGGCCGTTGGTCCTGTTACTCCGATCCTAACTcaacgtggccgttggtccggttactCCGATCCAAACTcaacgtggccgttggtccggttactCCTATCCAAACTCAACGTGGCCGTTGGTCTGGTTAACCAGTTACGATGCTGCCACGCGTTATGAAActattctgtcattttgtactgacgaccgtacgggtgtcagaccgtacggtcttaCCTTAtctttttagggtttctttattgtAAAGGACTTTGTGTTGTATTCAAGGACCATGAGgaaaacctataaatagagggcatTATCCACTTTTAGTGGTTGGTTTTTTCAGATCTAGAACGTTGTAATAAAATAATATATTGAagttctctctctccctctctgaTTTTAGTCCGAATCAGTAGTGCTCTTTAGCTTTATTCACCTATTCGACATAATacttatccatatatatatatatatatatatatatagcttaatCACCAATATCAATATACTTACTCACGGCAttagcatacatacatatatatacatatattataacgagcaaatccatatatatatatattttgtgtcaaccaaaaatagattaaaattcatccacatatcctatacctcacttacaaattcaattgttaccgaaattcggggtaaacagtttggcgcccaccgtggggccaggataatagtggttttttaatcTTTGTTTCTATCTCCTTTTACCCGTTTGATTAAGGAATCTTCTGCTAATTTCTGCAAAAAAGGGACCAAATGGCAAGCAGCGGGTAGTCTggtcataacaacaacaacgagattgtggttGAAAACGAAAACAGTGGGTTACGAAGCCTACCAGCAGATCCAATCGACCCAAACTCGGTTGATTCGAgggaaggcctcaaccggcagaacacggtgaaccaggagaatgccaccttaccggTCACTGATCCCTTGAATACTCacaactcaattactttatctcGGGCTCAAGGCCAGAAAGCATCGGATACtccggatgagattaacttacgtttaatttttgaaatgttgcaggaacaggggACCGCCATAGCCGAACAAGGAATTGCAATAGCTCAGCTGCAGAGCAAAAATAATAAGGCAGCTCCGGAAAGGTCAAAAGGGGTCACCGAACCAATGAGAGATGAAACACGGAGATTCGAGAGTAATGGATCGGGAGccggttcatccaccgaagttatgaagatgctcgaaaccttggcaaagcgggtagattCAACAGAGAAGATGGTGGAAACGTATAACTCTtggtggatcagatcccgggggctccacCTATTTTAAAAGGGCcgaattcaaagaggtacattcaaaggcctttccctccaAGTGTGGCTccgaagttgatcccgaagaggttcaaaatgccggatatccagaaatatgaagGCACAATGGACCCACAAGAGCACGTGACTtcgtacacctgtgccataaaaggcaatgacgtcgaagaggatgaaattgagtccgtgttgTTGAAAACGTTTGGGGAAACCTTATCGAAAGGAGCATTGACCTAGTACGACCATCTGCttgagcattcaatcacttcttttgaaatgctcgcgGATGCGTTCATAAAAACCCATGCCGGTactaaaaaggtgcaggcccgaaaggcggacatcttccgtatagcccaaagggatgatgagttgttacgagaatttgtgaaccgcttccaaagggaacggatggagctccctccggtttcggaggaatgggctgcacaagctttcaccaaagggcttaatcctcggagctcgactgcCTCGTTCAAACTGAAAGAAAACttgttggaatacgaggctgtaacctgggcagatgttcataacagatacgaatcaaagattcgggtagaggatgaccaactcgaacttcccccgggacccataaatatgagcaaaagctTTGAGAGGTCGAAGAAAAATTACGAGCCAAAGACACGACCATCGATGGAAAGGTATCGACCATACTCATTCGGAAAAGCCGaccttcaggtcggaaaaatcaa carries:
- the LOC132638485 gene encoding uncharacterized protein LOC132638485 isoform X2 — its product is MAKTQVLDRRSTNSGSKVPSSIFRCTSRTSRNHFLDATFSHALNHQPMIQTPKNFPLLSGFHDWGMGHQPTRRLLKQLELSQAIAMKKYSSYIHAYNPL
- the LOC132638485 gene encoding uncharacterized protein LOC132638485 isoform X1, which encodes MAKTQVLDRRSTNSGSKVPSSIFRCTSRTSRNHFLDATFSHALNHQPMIQTPKNFPLLSAGFHDWGMGHQPTRRLLKQLELSQAIAMKKYSSYIHAYNPL